From Venturia canescens isolate UGA chromosome 3, ASM1945775v1, whole genome shotgun sequence:
TGATATCTCTTGTCACGCTCATTCCAATGACCGTTAGCGCGCTTGCCTTTACAATATGCACCCCAACCCGTATTTGATGCAtcggaaaaaatctcgattacAGGTTTGAATTCTTTGATCGTAACCTTTGCTGacataatattatttttccaccATAATAAATCGTTTTGTAACCGATCAGAAAGTATCATCTTTCTCTCATAATTACCAGAATTTTTCTTGAGagctaaaaatttttctctttcaaagtCCTTCATATGGACCCAACCATATTTTAAGGTTGTACAACACCATCCTAACGTTCCTATGAATCCTGCAAATTCTCGGATAGaacattcttttattttcctgaacttgttaatttgttcaaaaataccatttctctttttttccggTAATTCTATTTCCATGTACTTGGAATTGTAATCTAAACCTAGAAATTTTTGTGTCTTGGATGGAAACATTTTGCTTTTTCGTTCATTAATTACGAAACCGAGATGCTCTAGACAAGACCGTGTCTCAGTAAGATTTTCTAAACATGCACTATAAGTGTTACCCATTAAAAGAATATCGTCCAAATATATCACCGAAAAATATCCTCGTTCTCTAAGGTAACTCACTAcgggtttcataatttttgtaaaagtGTACGGAGCTGAACTGAGGCCAAAAGGTAAACACTGGAACTCATAACAAACGCCTTCAAAAGCAAATCTCAAAAACTTTTTGTGAGCCTCTGCGATTCCAATTAAATAATATGCGTCTTTTAGATCGATCGTTGCTAAGAAAcaatcttttttcatcattctttTAACTGTTTTCCAGTCTTCTaatttaaaatgatctgtTTTCACGAATGTGTTAAGGCGTTTAAGGTTGAGAATAAGCCGATGAGAACCATCTGGTTTTGGtaccaaaaaaatgtttgataaaaattgacctTTCATTGGATCGCATTTTTTAACAACTTGTTTTCGTATGAGTTCACTAATCTGCTTTTGaattaatactttttcttcACCAGACCACTGAGGTTCGTTTGGTGGAACTGGTTGTGTTACTATACCAGTAAATGGAATTTTATACCCATCAATCCATCCCAAAATTGTTACATCAGTTGTAAACTGTTGCCATTGCTTCTTAAACTCTCTTAACCTTCCCGCTAGCACACTTACATCTATCGCCGTTTGTGTCGTTCCGTTTGAATGTTCCTCGATGAATTGCGGTTCCGATAATACGATCCCTTGTCTTGTGTCTTGTTGGTTGGTCTTTGCCCGCTCACCCTTGTATTTGGAACCATCATCTTGTAACGATAACTTCGGGCCGGGCTTCTgaagttttttgaatttttgtttatttgatgttttgtcgtttttgttgtttgtttGAAATCTTGTGCAGATCGTTGAAGCGCTTTTgatgtttttactttttcttcaaGATCTTTCCCGAATAACCATTCATTCGTGACTGTATCCTTCAAGGTTTCTCGAATCGAAGGACTTATGTTCCTCAAGATCAAACTCTTACGAATCTCCGTTTCGTCATGTTGAAGATCCGCGAGAAGATTGGCCGTGCTACTTAAACACTCTAAaagtatcaatttttctggaCCATCCCCCTTAAGCACAAGATCTAATGCTCTTCCCAACGCAGCCAAACCGGTTCCAATTTTTGTCTGAGTTTCCACAATTCGTTCATCTCTTTTTACAATGTTAACTTCCAAAGAAGCTTTAACCTCCAAATTTAATTTAGGAGGATCaataatttcgcaattttttggtggagaatatttcttcaaaatctCTGATCTTTCTTCATCTGGAAGTCCTTTTTTAATAACATCTTCCCATCGACTGGCCAAACTATTATGAATTGGCGGCGCTAATGTTCTCTCTTGGATAAGACGTTTCCCAATAAGCCCAAGAACCTCTGGTTCTAGAACGATGTCATTCGATTGTGTCTCTGCACCTTCTTCTCCACtcgtcaatgaattttttctttcttctgcATTTAACACAACAACCTCTTCTGTTTCATCATTCGCGTCCTCTTCAGATCTCATCGAATTTCCGTCAGATATATCGTCCCTGCCCGACGATTTCGACGAACGCTGGTCTGCAACGCTTTTTTCGTCGCTAAAATTGTCAGATTCTCTCGAACAACGTCGCTTTCTTCCtagataacgaaaaaattgaaaaaactattCAACAACTTTCATTGTTTTACAGGTTAAGTCTCATTTCGAAATGTACATCACATATGTAACCATTTATTACGATATACGAATTCATCTGTGTATATTCTCTGCCGGTTGTACCGACCAGAGATAAGTATACCATCATCAAGAAACTCTGTAAAATCTCGGGACAGTTACATTGACCGCCCTGTCGTCTGTATTAATGCACACGTCAATCTTTTCACTCTCTCCGCCGGTTGGACCGACACGAGAGACATCACTTGACCCAAATTCACCTATATCTTTTATCAAGGTTAATTCTCTCTGCCGGTTGGACCGACAAAAGAGTTTTGGATTCGTATGTGATTTCAAATTCCAAATCTGCGTACGaccattcgaaatttttctccgCCGGTTGGACCGACACGAGAAATGTCATTCGTAACATATCCTCCTTTATGTTTTCCACACAGGTTAATTCTCTCCGCCGGTTGAACCGACAGGAGAGCTCGGATTACATGTGTGATTTCGTATACCAAACTTATCGTATAATCACTCGAATTCTTTATCTCCATTTAGACACGCAaaatatcgattcacacaatcgATTTCTTTCTACTTactatgatttttcgaatgtttgtgtctacttttttctctcaatttctTATCCAATCGTTTCATCAACATCCTCAAATCTTCTGCTTCTCCTGACGAATCTTCAGAATCTTCTGAATATTTCCTTTTTCCCATATTacggattttttatttattcgcttGTGGCTTAATCGGCACAACGAAGAAGAATGAGGTAAAGAGCGGGTTGCTAAGGCAACCAAACAAcgtaaaaaagtttatatAGACTTTAAATATGTGGTGACATCGGTGCATCCTAGGGGTACTACATGTTTGATCTCGAGGAAGAGGCGCGTAATACAATTCAATTGTAAAGGATTTCGAACTGACGTTGTCTCCTCATGTGCATATTCGTTACATTGAAatgcgaataaaataaatgacgtTCGCTCTATCCGATTTTTACTCCCATCTCAATATCCCTCAAGGGATTTCCGACTCGTGCGTTGCATATTGAACGAATATTTTATGCAAAATGTTACAAATCGAGTGGGtgcgaggataaaaaaaaggttaaCGCCAAGCGACCGACGCACATCTTCGTGTTCCACATTCCCCTCGGTATCTCGCATGAATATCTTTACACACATATTTGTCATGTATACGTATTTGCATCCATATCCGGTAAGCCGTAAACGTGCAACGGTTGTTTGATGTACTCGAGTTTAGCAGTGAGAGGAATTTGGAAAATATGATTATGAGGTCGGCGAGGGCTgggataacaaaaaaaaagagataagtTATAGGGAGGCGAGAAGAATGACGCGAGGAAGGATACAggaaaaaactttctcataaTGGAAGAAGCGGAAGGAAAAAAGCGGAGCGAGTTTGTTTCGTAATTCTCGTGTTGGCGAGGTTGATTATGGCGAGCTTTTTTGGCGGATTTACCGCAAAAGGATTTTCGTCGACGAACGGAAGGAGAGTCCTGCTTTATCTTgaggaaaaacgagagaaaagagtgaCGAGAAACTAAAGCAGCACAGTGCGAGGGACCGTCTCCGACGTTCTTGGCCGTTGGCTGCTACCGATAGGACGGATATTGCGTGGAGATTCGCGCACTTCGAGATCCACAAGTGTGATAGGATGAGATCAAGTCCGGCTTTGGAGTGTGCGGGCCGGCGATCGCAGTATAAAAGGGATGGAAAAGAAAGGGGACGCGAaaagaaaggggaaaaagaaGAGAGCAGAAGTTGTCGAATGGGATTAGTTTTGGTGAtatgaacgaaagaaaaagcgCGCTGCACTATCGTCTCCCGCGTATATAGAGCCTGCAAGATATCACAGTTGACATGCTTGTGTCCTAGCGTTGATTTTATCCAACGCTCTACAgcttagagaaaaaaaaatatccatgTGTGTTTATGCGAAGCTAAGATAAGCTCGTTTTATAACCTGTTCATGGTACATAGGATAAGTCGCTTTTTCCACTTGTGCACGAAGCTCCGATCAATCGGCCCATCATACATTGCTGCTCGTAGCCTCCACATACAGCTGTGAGAAGCACCTCCTTCCAACTACCATTACAGAATTCCGTAGAGACTGTAAACTAGGTGAAAAGCCCTAGGAAAACAAAGGCCTTAAGGTCGAGTATGTACcggacaaaaataaaattcaacaaGGTTAGTTCTCACCCGGCGTGTACTATGTACACCTCTCACCTTTTGTTTCTGCCACAGAGAAAGTTGAACAATATACGATCTCGTAGGTGGTACATTAACAAGAGGACTCTTGTAACCAGACGTCCCCGAGTAAACTTACGAGGAGCAGGTAATATGATAATTAACGATCTTGGGATAAGTTACCACAATGGCTTCTCGGTGGTGTTCAgtcttttcaaatttatattgtttttaGATCCTCTCAATATTTATTACgtatgaataaatgtttttcgtcACTTTTTGTAATCAAGAGCCCACGGTGGCTTGAGGcctgtaatttaaaaaaagccaGCACGGGCCCAGCCGCAGGCTTTGTACTCGAATACGACTCTTTTGAGACGTTTAATTTTAACCGCGTCCCTGCGTAGCTACGCGTCGACTGAGAAACCTGAAttccgataaaaatattcgttttttctcgttcaatttatttccttCCGTATCGACTATTATTATCGTATAATCGATAATTTGAGTTGATTAATTTTCCGCTTTGATTATCTTCACCCCAATAATTAAGTTAACCCAATAACTCGACTCCTAATAGTGACGCAGCTTATTGAAATTCTGCTGTACGAAGTATCTCGTCAACCGAGTATAATGTGCACTGCTCTTGATTGAGACGTAGTTTCGGAATATTCTGGCAACATCTGATCACTGCGGGCTCGGTATAATTCGTCTGAAGTTCCTCGTCATTCACTTCGTCATAAGGGATGACTCATGAAGAGACTCTCGTGCAGAAATTCATCGTTACAACTATAACGCGGTATAGCTCAGGATAATATTCGCGAGCAACAAACTCGTcatgtttttcgaattttcagaGATGTCGTTTACCGTGTCACGTTGCCAAGGGTTATTTGTGAGAATTGTGATGAAACATCGTCGGGAGGGCGAGCTACACAAAAGCAGTTGAAAAAGGAGCGCAAAAtattgagggtatgaaaataAATCCGGTCGACTTTGATAGCCTCAGTGATATCATGGCCATTTGAATATAACTTCATTATCCATTTTCCTTCGTTCACGTGAAGAATATTTCTGGCAGACGCGCCGTATAATAAGTAAGTAAATCGCTGATACAAGCCCTCCGAAGAATCTTTCTTAGCCTGCACAAAGTCGATTCTTTCGAGTGTCTTCGAACAATGGAGTTAcgtgaacgatgaaaaaaggtACGGCGAGACTcgatgaagataaaaaaaaacgtaataaatgaaaagaaaaaaacgtgtccAATCTCTACCCGGATTTTTTTCCGCCCTGCCACACTTGAGGTAGCACAATAACGGGGATGAAATCGGTTAACTATGGGCGCAGAGACATATACATTATTACAAGAAGCGAACGTCTTGGTATTCAGGTGATTCCAGTCGCGCACAGTTCTGTTCCGTGACCTGAATTAACGAACGGGAAACGAGTACGACGAGCGTCGGGAAGAAACGAGGGGTACACGGTACGAACATGATGATAATACGACGTGAATTGCCCATCCTTAGTCGCCATTCCCGAGGCAAAAACAAGAAGCGGATTCAAAGGGGGATGTATGGAAGaaaggggaagaaaaaaatgaaagaaacgaGAGGTACTTACCGAGGATGGTGGTGAGAATAAGGATACCGAGAACGACGGCCGACAGTATCGCAGTAACGTCCTCGAAGGGCGAGGATGAAACATCTGCGGACGTAATATTTCCACCAACGGAACTGACGGTGGTTACGTTGTCGGCGTCCATCCTGTTTGTGTTTCTTTGCGGTCGGGTTGATCCCTCGAGCAACGTGGGATTCTCGATGCGACTGTAGAGATGGAGAATCTCTGCTCCCTGCTGCTCGTTAACGACGACGTAGCCGGTGGTGGCGAATAACAACAGTTCTTGCGGGCATAAGCGTATACGTCTATGAATTTATATGTGGACGCGTGCGTACGCACGCTCAGCGCGTATGTTCGGAAGTGGATGTCATTTGCTTTGACTGGTAACTAGTACATATGTAAATGCTCGAGGAATGGGGTATTGGCACATAACGCATGCAAAAGTGACTAGCGAGTGGTTCGCCGATCTGCGTTCATTAAACGTCCGAGCACGTAATGCTCTGCGAAGTGGGCTGGAAATTTTATCACGGCATTACCGAACTCGACGATACACCAGGCACCAATAACGACAGCATTGCCGGCTAATTACTGGCAACAACGTCACCCCGTTCGTCCAGGCTGTGTAAAACTCGCTGGACTTTTCGTAGCTCGTTAATTTCATCCACTTGCTCGTTAGCAttggtaaaatataaaagtcGATCATTCGTGAGCGTGGCTGGGATTACATTCGAACCGAAATCAAAACGTGACATTTCGTTTGAGGTCGTGCATCGCGCTTGGAACTCTCGAAATCATTGATACGGCGATTGTCACGCTGCTCCGAAGCGACATCATCGCGACTTCTCTCACTGACTTTTGccgattttccaatatcccgAACAGTTCAACCTGCTCGCAGATCATTCCAACGCGGCTACGAGATTGCTAGACCGAAAAAGccacacgcacacgcaaacACACACGGTGCCGTACCAAGAGAAAACAACTTTCTTCAATCCTTTCAACTGTGATGAATACAACTCCGTGACTTCTGCCTCATCCACGCGCAGCTGTACAACAATGAAAACCTGCGACGACCCCCTGCCCCGAGGCGCAAACCGATGGGCGACGCCGAGGAACTAAGATGAGATATGTACGTGCGTTCCTCCGTAGTGTTTATGTTTATAGATATATTTGACCCCCCGCCGGGAAGAAAGACGAAgatggaggagaaaaaaaggaccTCGGCGATGACGAAGAAGCCCCACGCCTACAAGATGCTTCGCGGCGTTGCTTAAGGTCGTTGGCATAACCTTGGTGATAGTCGATAAAGACTCTCTTTCTCCGCTCCTGGATCCGCCTCAGACTCCGATGCCCTTCGTCCCACGACCTTTTCTTCTCGCCTCCCCCTTCCTCCTCTCTGCCACCTCCGGGCTTGCGATCTGAAAAATGACAATTTCCACTTTTACCCCCTGTCGTGCTTTACAAATATAGAAGAGACGTTTTTTCCGGAGCTGAAATAACAAGCCGATACATGTATACATGCGTGTATTAGTGAACTTTTTTCCCGCGTACTGCCCACGCTGCGACTCAACAATTTATCGTATTCTCGGCCCAGACGCTATTGTCCCGGTACCTTTTGGCTTTCAACTGACTAAATTCCGGGTCCACGCACCGAGGAACCTTCTTTCAGGAAAGTACAGACTTCGAGAGCTCTTTAAGCGGCGTTGACGAATGAAtacaagaggaaaaaaacgcttcATTGTATCTCGTATGTTTCGAGTGTTTTCCAAAGTCGTTCGCCTCGTGCTTCGGACTTGCTCTCGAAATATTTAATTCATCGAGTGGAGAGCTTAAAAGTTagacattttgcttcctcatagaggaagctatgtgatgatgaaaaatttttattttttccagttttcaatgtcaatgtacTAAAAATGTTCCAAATCATCGagaaatcatatctagaaaacaTATccgaatgtgtgtgtgtgttgtggcactgcaaaattgaaacgcttataacttgaaaacgatttgagatacagggctaccgttttgcacagattttaatctatacaagctcttcattctctgacaattttgtcagaatttgtaaaaaaatacgaatcctacgatgttttgaaattttcataaaaagggtgtcgacgctctaacttccgAAAATGTTAAGATttatcactaattttttttttataaatagattatcataataggaagatTGGTATTGAATTGGGAAAATATCGGtcgagcggtttaaattttatgattttttgaattttacgaaaatatgagtttttcaaaaaatcgtctaaccgctttaatttttggaaattttttaagatatcGTGTATAAGtgtgtacttcctctatactttccagcaaagttgtcggaattatttaatttaaatgtaaatagaaaaacgatgaaaattgaaagttgcaaactgttttttctgatggctcgtcattcagtttttttttggatttaaatcGAGATAAATTtatgttcgtaaaagaaggtggagaaaatacattatttccttgtatacaaaaaaaaatgctgaaaattaaaatttgcaaattgcttcctcaagatggtcaagatgcacgatgctcaaggcttcctctatgaggaagccaaaatgaaaaatatagcgcctcatagagtaagctttgaacattgtgcatcttgaccatcttgaggaagcaatttgcaaatttttattttcagcattttttattgttatgtcGAGTTGTCAGTATCGGTGAAGGTGAAATTGAGGAATCTGGGGACTCTGGTGAGTTTCGAAGCGTGAACGCTGCGACGCACGAGTGTTAAACTAAAGTCAGTGTATCAGTGAGCGGAGGTGCGAAAAGTTATGTCGACTTGAGAAAATCGAGACAGCTTCGTCGAAGAGGGAAAAAGGAAGAGGAAAACATGTAGAAGATGCCCGGGAAGCTATGAGAACTATCGACTCGTGTCTTTTATTCAAGATATCCAAGTCGTCGATCAATGTCAAAGAAAGTgcatcaattattttccatcacgAGGAAACCGTGATCGGAAACTTTTCCTGGATGCTACGCACCCTCGCGCTCCCACTCTCGCTCTAATTTCTcagtgattttcaaaatttccacaAACCGACGTTCACCTTCAAGGCGATCGTCGTTTGCATTGGAGATCCCAAAAACTCTGGAATGTCTGACCTGGAAGCGAAGAAACCGAAGAAGAGAGAGCAGCGGAACGAGATTATCGTAATCGAGATCGCAGAACGAAGCcccgaaaaaatgaatgatcaTTTATTCGATGCCCTGCCGACACTTCATCGCCGATACTGTATCTTGATTTTTCACCAATTTCTGACTGCGGAAGAAATGATGAATGGTGCTTTCAGATTAGCTGGCAAAGCGATGCCAGCCTCGGGGAAAACACCACTTTCCATGCTTCATACGTACATAACTTTGATTCTTATCAACTTCCAAAAGTGCAGAGTCGTAGGAAATACATGGGCGTATCCACTGcgagagaatgaaataaatGTACCCTCATAAATAATCAACGACGATAATCAAATCATGCAAATTCAGGATTATTTCCGGTTGCATGGAATTGATCGTTGAAGTAGCTGTAGAAAATGAACTGCGGATGGAATATTAAAAGGGGATCGCACGTCCCCAAATTTCAATCCGATTAACTTCTTCATGAGTCGACCAAGTTTCTACTATTTTGCTTACGTCTACAAGTTCCCCAGTACGATAAAGATGTTCAAGGAGTAGTCGAATCAGGCTCAGATCAGCGGTTTTATTTACCCGAGTTTCAGCGATGGCTCTCTCGAATGGTGTTTCACTGCTATTTCACTCGATATCACCAAGCAGACGAATCCCTTACGGGAACGTGAACCGCGATCATCGCCGTCTTTGTAACCTCATCACATTAGCGAATCGCGCTTGAGTTCGAAAGTTGCAAAGatttaatgaataataaatagcGAGAGTGTAGGATTTTCACGAGAAGGAGAAATGGATACTCGGAGTTGGAATATCGTAATTCGAAGCCATGGGAATATGAGGGTAAGAGGTGAATGTAGCGAGGTTTCTGAAGCCAATCTAACGATACAGCTTGGCACTGAGGCTGTTCGAGGCCTGAGTATTCGCTGCGCCCTGCTCCTAGTGCCATCAGGTCCAGGACTCCCATTAGATTATTCACCGCAGCGAATTAACCGAGTGGCTAGTGTCTCGTCTATGCACATGCATGGAGTGGGGggtcgaaagagaaagagagagaattggATAGGACGGAATAAGTGAGGAAGAGGAAGGATTCACCAAAGTACACTCAACCACCATGTATTAGCGGCCTGCTCCCAACGTCACTCGCGTCTCATGAGATTTCTATCGGACTCGGTGACACGGAGGCGTATATAATATCTCGAAAGCTCAGGGGTGTCGGTTCGGGGCCTTTGCGCGCTTCGTTCTCTCGGCTCGATTCGCCTGCACTCGCTGCACATCCGCTTTAGCACTTGTTCCCATACGCTGCGTCAAGGGGAACGCATCGACGGTACATGCCTGCACGCATGTACACACGCACGCCGAATACATACGTAAATACGTCGATATGTAGGTAAATTCACGCGGTACAATGTTTCAGCCAATATAATAGACCAGCTGCGATCGTTCTCCCCAGATAGCGATTTACTATGGTTCGGTTACCCGATGAATCGTCCGCTTGCACGGAGCCATCGCGTGTACTACGACTATAGAGTAATTTTGGAGGAGGAACCAACGAATTCCCCTCGCTCTAGCTTCACCTCGACACCGCCGATGGAACACTTGTTGGCTCTGGCGTTTTGCCAACCACGGCAAAGCGAGAGGATCCACCAAGCTCTCGAGCAACCATGTATTTCATCCAGATTTGACCAGCTCATGCTCTGCACTCGCGATATTCCGAGCATATGGGTTTCGTGAACGCGGACTACCCTATGCTGGCCATCCACCATCCTTGAGTATTAGCTTTTTAATGCTAAACGGTGCCGTTAAGAGGAACTCTGTCGATTTTACTCTAATGATTATACGAAGTATCGCACAACGAGGATGAGTACGCACAATCGAAGATAAACAAATGAACCGGGAATAAAGTGGCTTGGGAAAGCTCACGAGCTGTCAAACTGatagaaatgatttttcatgataCCCGGAAAGGGTGGACtgaaacttttcaaatatCCGGCAGATCAGCTCTACGGGGATATCAGTAACGGTAAAACTTTCCATCCTGTTTATGTACTTGGATAAAATAAATCACGTCGAACGATCTGTTGCACTACGTATGGGAAAGGGTTCTTGTAACGCCTGCTGTTTTGACGCCATATGCCATAAATATGTTGTACATACAACTGGCTACCATTACGGACTCACATCATGTAACGCGTTCATCGCTATATCTAACAGCTAACTCGGACCTGAGAGTTTGCTGAACTGCCGAACTACACACGTACGAGTTCAGAGTTTGTTCCTAAAGCGATGAGCAAAGGTTATTCGACTTCCGGTTAATATACACCATCCGACACCTTCCAaccatcgatttttattcgtcggttatttttcctttaacaattgaaacagAGCATGAAAGCAGCGTCAGCGGTGTGAATTTTGATTGGAACAAAAGTAGctgaaatttaaatgattttcgagTTTCGACCTTTTGGAACTTTGAACCTCACGCGAAATGAGATAATTTATTTACCTCGAAGCCCTTTTTCATGACTGAACTTTGCAAAGAATAACGAGCGCGAAGCTCTCGAAAAAATGGCCATGAAACTGTGGAAAAGTTTCGCGAGGCTCTTCCTCATCGATTCATCAGACTACCGGAAGGTTATGAATAATGTCTAGTCGAGATTAAAGCTTCCGGTGGCACGGGAATACCCAGAGGTTCGTGAGGTAGAAGAGGGAGCTTTGGGACTCGACAGATGAACGAGTTATAGCACTAAGCGCGAGGTAGAAatagggaaagagaaagagagagagagagagagagaagagagcgaTGGAGATGAGAGATTCTGGTCTCTTCAGGATCAGCACCAGCTGAGCCTTCGCTTCTCCCCATCACCCTTTTGCGCTCGTAACTCGAGATGTCGACACCATATCTCTTAACCATTAGGAGGAGACAGGAAACCTTTCTTGAAGACCAAAACTTTACTGTATTGCATCAAACAGCCGTCAACCAACTATTTTCTTCCTGTAAATATCCTGTGTTGGCTCACTGCAATACGAGCAACAAGAACGTTTAAAACCTCGACAACGAGCACTCCTTTCAGAAAactgaaaagttttttcacattaAACTCATGTCTTTGTGGTGATACAGAAATGTTGACGTTCGTTCCAACCATCATTAAGCTTTTGATGGCACAAAGAATATCTCTGCTGGATTCATTTGTATCCAAGTATTCGTCAATTCAGGAAGTTCATTATGGGCTTAATGGAATGTATTCATATATTGTGGGTGCATGAATATTTCACATAAAGGTGGCCTTGCGGACTAAGTTATTTATGCGATTTGTAGATGCCCAGTAATTCGGCAGTAATACAGCTAAtgtatgtgtatatacatAATCAACAACGATCTGAAACCGCAGAGCAAACTGTAATAACTACAAAATCGAATTTCGTCCGAATTACATGCCACAAGCGTACGCATTTTCATGTCAATTTTAGATTAAACCAGACCAAATAGACTGCTCTGGAATATTGGcgcaatttcaaaatttctgtgACTTATACACGATCGTTTGACGCTTCAAAACTCCAACTGAGAA
This genomic window contains:
- the LOC122408101 gene encoding uncharacterized protein; the protein is MGKRKYSEDSEDSSGEAEDLRMLMKRLDKKLREKSRHKHSKNHRRKRRCSRESDNFSDEKSVADQRSSKSSGRDDISDGNSMRSEEDANDETEEVVVLNAEERKNSLTSGEEGAETQSNDIVLEPEVLGLIGKRLIQERTLAPPIHNSLASRWEDVIKKGLPDEERSEILKKYSPPKNCEIIDPPKLNLEVKASLEVNIVKRDERIVETQTKIGTGLAALGRALDLVLKGDGPEKLILLECLSSTANLLADLQHDETEIRKSLILRNISPSIRETLKDTVTNEWLFGKDLEEKKPGPKLSLQDDGSKYKGERAKTNQQDTRQGIVLSEPQFIEEHSNGTTQTAIDTTTPTVGEDYPGCRDAIREAFKKKEIPEEVIDLMISSISDSTIKQYNSGIKKWWIFCQGLRINPYKDDVPKVISFLGQEYKNNASFGSLNSYRSAIALLHGPQLGEDYRIKRFFRAISKVRPAKPKYDSTWDPQIVLDHVCQWGDNEKMPLEKLGFKLVTLLALITGQRMQTLSFIDVRNIEQKDNIIEIKIPDTIKTSGKNRIQPTLIIPNFYENKNICAASALQTYITRTKRIREIETRMFISAKKPFKAVSSQTLSRWIKSTLGESGVDVDIFDAYSTRHASTSAAKRKGVSIDAIKKAAGWTSKSSTFAKFYDRNVSINKDAFARAILDRRE